A section of the Sphaerodactylus townsendi isolate TG3544 linkage group LG11, MPM_Stown_v2.3, whole genome shotgun sequence genome encodes:
- the CX3CR1 gene encoding CX3C chemokine receptor 1 — MTEETIEMTTEFFYDESTVQCDQTGIHLFGKVYVPILYSLVFIIGLFGNLLVVFTIVKGGHRKSITDIFLLNLATSDLLFVISLPFWGYYIVRGWTLGNLSCRIVSSFYSIGFFGGMFFITVISIDRYLAIVHATIFMKGRTARHGFLTSLVVWVLAILCAAPHFAYVQKLENTCAPRYPPNLVNTWPVFCNLEINIIGFLLPMVIMSICYLRIIKTLFTCKNHRKRRAMRLILRVVLVFFLFWTPHQVSIFLQTLKFFNIFESCNVLRFLYYIMHATETLAFSHCCLNPIIYAFAGEKFRKYLCHLVLKSLSFVCFCGPCSHYHDRAPTSLTDIVPTSNHTQNTSDQDGSVLL; from the coding sequence ATGACTGAGGAAACGATTGAGATGACCACAGAGTTTTTCTATGATGAATCCACTGTTCAATGTGACCAAACAGGCATCCACTTATTTGGGAAGGTCTATGTACCAATACTTTATAGCCTTGTGTTTATTATCGGGCTGTTTGGAAATCTCCTGGTTGTTTTTACCATTGTGAAAGGTGGGCACAGAAAGAGCATCACAGACATATTTCTCTTGAACTTAGCCACCTCTGATCTGCTCTTTGTGATTTCTCTTCCGTTTTGGGGTTATTATATTGTACGGGGATGGACTCTTGGGAACCTTTCTTGCCGAATAGTTTCCTCTTTCTATTCTATTGGTTTCTTTGGAGGCATGTTTTTTATCACTGTCATAAGCATTGATCGGTATCTGGCAATTGTCCACGCAACCATTTTCATGAAAGGCAGGACAGCCAGGCATGGATTTCTCACTAGCCTGGTAGTATGGGTGCTGGCAATTCTGTGTGCTGCTCCTCACTTTGCATACGTACAAAAGTTAGAGAATACATGTGCTCCTCGGTATCCTCCAAATCTTGTGAATACCTGGCCAGTTTTCTGCAATTTAGAAATAAACATCATAGGGtttcttctcccaatggtcatcATGAGCATCTGCTATCTCAGGATCATCAAAACCTTGTTCACCTGCAAAAATCACAGGAAAAGAAGAGCCATGAGGCTGATTTTACGGGTGGTGCTTGTGTTTTTTCTATTCTGGACCCCACACCAGGTatcaatttttctgcaaacattaaaatttttcaacatttttgaGAGCTGCAACGTCTTgagatttttatattatattatgcaTGCAACAGAAACCCTGGCTTTCAGTCATtgttgtcttaatccaatcatCTACGCTTTCGCTGGTGAAAAATTTAGAAAGTACCTTTGTCATCTGGTTCTCAAAAGCCTCTCATTCGTTTGTTTTTGTGGGCCTTGTAGTCACTACCATGACAGAGCTCCTACTTCCCTTACAGACATCGTCCCAACGAGCAACCACACTCAGAATACCAGTGACCAAGATGGTTCAGTCTTGCTCTGA